GTTGCTACTTCTTTTTTCGCTTGGACTGGTAGATTCCCGCCCGCTTCATGATTCCCGCCACGATCCGGTTTTGACTGGCAAGGTAGATCTCGAACGCGGTGTGGTCCATCGGGGCGACCGTGAAGCCACTTTTCTTTGCGAGTTTCGTGAAAGCGTCCGAGCGCGTCGCGCGCATCATGGCGTCGGCGATGATGGCCTTGACGAGCTGGGGGGTTCCCTTCGGGACGCTGAGGCCCCGGAAGAAATCGATCTCGGCGTTGAAGCCCAGCTCCTTTGCGGTGGGAACGTCCGGCACGACGAAATTCCGCTCGGCGGCCGGAATCACCAGCAGGCGGATTTTCTTGGCCTTCGCCAGGCGGACGGCGCCCGTGAGCGGGGCCACCATGGCGTGGGCCTCGCCGCTCAGGACGGAAGAATTGCGCCGCTTGATGCCGACCGGAAGATGAATCACCTTGCAGCCCGCGGCGGTCATGAGGGCGGCAGCGCCGAGATGGGTGCTGCTGCCCGTTCCGGCGTTGGCG
The DNA window shown above is from bacterium and carries:
- a CDS encoding tripartite tricarboxylate transporter substrate binding protein, encoding MRRKVIRKFSLLFAGLLAAAALSGSAFAAYPEKPIQFIIPFGAGGGADIEGRLLAKGMSEVLGVPVVPINKPGAGGAVTYTYVKNAKPDGYTIAWNSTSILTSTNIGNVPFSYKALDHVGRVETQPLPFAVRGDAKWSTFKEFVADCRKNPNTYKIANAGTGSSTHLGAAALMTAAGCKVIHLPVGIKRRNSSVLSGEAHAMVAPLTGAVRLAKAKKIRLLVIPAAERNFVVPDVPTAKELGFNAEIDFFRGLSVPKGTPQLVKAIIADAMMRATRSDAFTKLAKKSGFTVAPMDHTAFEIYLASQNRIVAGIMKRAGIYQSKRKKK